In Musa acuminata AAA Group cultivar baxijiao chromosome BXJ2-8, Cavendish_Baxijiao_AAA, whole genome shotgun sequence, one genomic interval encodes:
- the LOC135581571 gene encoding mechanosensitive ion channel protein 3, chloroplastic-like isoform X3, whose amino-acid sequence MAVGSSLHLIHELGLVRSFGPTNQHKSSKLKSCRQLETFLLSSCASRQDVWGLQISDSIWKPIVSIPYRYNVVKCQSSTLPSFGHVIPLLRNTTLSLTSCSHRSCNVLLGSPHSLQLIPAIGIIAFAVWGLGPLMCYLRSLFRNDSNWKKSKTYFISVSYVQPLLLWTGTVLICRVLDPIVLPSEASQAVKIRFLNFIRSLSTVLAIAYCLSSMIERSQKFFMETGVADDTRKMGFQFAGKAVYTAVWVAAVSLFMELLGFSTQKWITAGGLGTVLLTLAGREIFTNFLSSVMIHATRPFVINEWIQTKIEGNEVSGTVEHVGWWSPTIIRGDDREAVHIPNHKFTVSVVRNLSQKTHWRIKTHLAISHLDVNKISILVSCFVKTSHFEEYLCVKESVMLDLLRVISHHRARLATPIRTVQKIYGDPDIENVPFAESIFRHSAAASRPFLLLDSQSRINGDEKTKPRQTPHVSEDQTNKSATTVDPNPTSSSDGTVPSNFDKHQHKKANSGDGSPKSVKAEPAVAPSSNPPSTVQLENSDAVGSTPKAGSQRAATSEAATEQGDAKNEGERVQTMKSQVARPAFEDNIVLGVALEGSKRTLPIEEGMGPSSTQLEANELAAGRNGNVPSASSKKIKGSDPLVDQRDQDS is encoded by the exons ATGGCAGTTGGATCATCCTTACATTTGATCCATGAACTTGGTCTTGTTCGAAGCTTTGGCCCAACTAACCAACATAAG AGCTCAAAATTAAAGAGTTGTCGCCAATTGGAGACgtttctcctttcttcttgtgCTTCG CGACAAGATGTGTGGGGTCTTCAGATTTCAGACAGTATATGGAAGCCAATAGTTAGCATTCCATACCGGTACAATGTTGTCAAATGTCAGTCTTCTACTCTTCCAAGCTTTGGCCATGTGATCCCTCTACTGAGAAATACTACTTTGAGTTTGACTAG TTGTTCTCATAGGTCATGCAATGTGCTGCTTGGAAGTCCTCATTCTCTCCAGTTAATCCCTGCTATTGGGATCATTGCTTTTGCTGTTTGGGGTCTTGGGCCATTGATGTGTTACCTAAGAAGCCTATTTCGT AATGACAGTAACTGGAAAAAGAGTAAAACATACTTTATTTCAGTTTCATATGTCCAACCGCTTCTGCTTTGGACAGGAACCGTACTTATCTGCAG GGTTCTGGATCCTATAGTTCTACCCTCAGAAGCAAGCCAAGCTGTCAAAATACGTTTCTTAAACTTCATTAGATCTTTATCGACTGTACTGGCCATCGCATATTGTCTGTCAAG CATGATTGAACGGTCACAGAAATTCTTCATGGAGACTGGCGTGGCTGATGATACAAGAAAA ATGGGTTTTCAGTTTGCTGGTAAAGCTGTCTATACAGCAGTTTGGGTTGCTGCAGTTTCTTTGTTTATGGAGTTGCTGGGTTTTTCCACTCAGAAATGGATCACTGCTGGTGGTCTTGGAACAGTACTGCTGACTCTTGCTGGTCGTGAG ATATTCACAAACTTTCTTTCAAGTGTTATGATACATGCGACACGTCCATTTGTCATCAATGAGTGGATTCAGACTAAGATTGAAGGCAATGAGGTTTCTGGTACTGTAGAG CATGTCGGCTGGTGGTCTCCAACAATCATAAGAGGTGATGATCGTGAAGCAGTTCATATTCCTAATCACAAATTCACAGTCAGTGTTGTGAGAAATCTCAGCCAGAAGACTCATTGGCGTATTAAGACCCATCTTGCCATCAGTCACTTGGATGTTAACAAAATTAGT ATACTTGTTTCATGCTTTGTTAAGACCTCACATTTTGAAGAGTATCTCTGTGTAAAG GAATCTGTTATGTTAGATCTCCTCAGAGTCATCAGTCATCACAGAGCTAGACTTGCAACACCTATTCGTACAGTCCAGAAAATATATGGTGATCCAGACATAGAAAATGTTCCTTTTGCAGAAAGCATTTTCAGGCATTCCGCTGCAGCTAGTCGTCCATTTCTTCTGCTCGATTCCCAGTCAAGAATCAATGGTGATGAGAAAACCAAACCACGTCAAACACCGCACGTGAGTGAGGACCAAACCAACAAGTCTGCTACAACAGTTGATCCCAACCCAACTTCATCATCTGATGGTACGGTGCCAAGCAACTTTGACAAGCACCAACACAAGAAGGCAAATTCTGGAGATGGTTCGCCTAAAAGTGTTAAGGCTGAACCTGCAGTAGCACCATCTTCCAATCCTCCCTCTACGGTTCAGCTTGAAAACTCGGATGCAGTAGGGTCAACTCCAAAAGCTGGCAGCCAAAGGGCTGCCACATCGGAGGCTGCTACAGAACAGGGTGATGCTAAGAATGAAGGTGAAAGGGTGCAAACTATGAAATCACAAGTTGCCAGGCCTGCCTTTGAAGATAATATTGTCCTTGGTGTGGCTCTTGAGGGATCGAAACGAACACTACCAATCGAAGAAGGGATGGGTCCATCATCCACACAATTAGAGGCAAATGAGCTGGCCGCTGGCCGAAATGGGAATGTGCCTTCTGCCTCTTCTAAGAAGATCAAGGGTTCAGATCCTTTGGTGGATCAAAGGGATCAAGATAGCTGA
- the LOC135581571 gene encoding mechanosensitive ion channel protein 3, chloroplastic-like isoform X2, which produces MAVGSSLHLIHELGLVRSFGPTNQHKSSKLKSCRQLETFLLSSCASRQDVWGLQISDSIWKPIVSIPYRYNVVKCQSSTLPSFGHVIPLLRNTTLSLTRSCNVLLGSPHSLQLIPAIGIIAFAVWGLGPLMCYLRSLFRNDSNWKKSKTYFISVSYVQPLLLWTGTVLICRVLDPIVLPSEASQAVKIRFLNFIRSLSTVLAIAYCLSSMIERSQKFFMETGVADDTRKMGFQFAGKAVYTAVWVAAVSLFMELLGFSTQKWITAGGLGTVLLTLAGREIFTNFLSSVMIHATRPFVINEWIQTKIEGNEVSGTVEHVGWWSPTIIRGDDREAVHIPNHKFTVSVVRNLSQKTHWRIKTHLAISHLDVNKISNIVADMRKVLAKNPQIEQQRLHRRVFLDNIDPENQALLILVSCFVKTSHFEEYLCVKESVMLDLLRVISHHRARLATPIRTVQKIYGDPDIENVPFAESIFRHSAAASRPFLLLDSQSRINGDEKTKPRQTPHVSEDQTNKSATTVDPNPTSSSDGTVPSNFDKHQHKKANSGDGSPKSVKAEPAVAPSSNPPSTVQLENSDAVGSTPKAGSQRAATSEAATEQGDAKNEGERVQTMKSQVARPAFEDNIVLGVALEGSKRTLPIEEGMGPSSTQLEANELAAGRNGNVPSASSKKIKGSDPLVDQRDQDS; this is translated from the exons ATGGCAGTTGGATCATCCTTACATTTGATCCATGAACTTGGTCTTGTTCGAAGCTTTGGCCCAACTAACCAACATAAG AGCTCAAAATTAAAGAGTTGTCGCCAATTGGAGACgtttctcctttcttcttgtgCTTCG CGACAAGATGTGTGGGGTCTTCAGATTTCAGACAGTATATGGAAGCCAATAGTTAGCATTCCATACCGGTACAATGTTGTCAAATGTCAGTCTTCTACTCTTCCAAGCTTTGGCCATGTGATCCCTCTACTGAGAAATACTACTTTGAGTTTGACTAG GTCATGCAATGTGCTGCTTGGAAGTCCTCATTCTCTCCAGTTAATCCCTGCTATTGGGATCATTGCTTTTGCTGTTTGGGGTCTTGGGCCATTGATGTGTTACCTAAGAAGCCTATTTCGT AATGACAGTAACTGGAAAAAGAGTAAAACATACTTTATTTCAGTTTCATATGTCCAACCGCTTCTGCTTTGGACAGGAACCGTACTTATCTGCAG GGTTCTGGATCCTATAGTTCTACCCTCAGAAGCAAGCCAAGCTGTCAAAATACGTTTCTTAAACTTCATTAGATCTTTATCGACTGTACTGGCCATCGCATATTGTCTGTCAAG CATGATTGAACGGTCACAGAAATTCTTCATGGAGACTGGCGTGGCTGATGATACAAGAAAA ATGGGTTTTCAGTTTGCTGGTAAAGCTGTCTATACAGCAGTTTGGGTTGCTGCAGTTTCTTTGTTTATGGAGTTGCTGGGTTTTTCCACTCAGAAATGGATCACTGCTGGTGGTCTTGGAACAGTACTGCTGACTCTTGCTGGTCGTGAG ATATTCACAAACTTTCTTTCAAGTGTTATGATACATGCGACACGTCCATTTGTCATCAATGAGTGGATTCAGACTAAGATTGAAGGCAATGAGGTTTCTGGTACTGTAGAG CATGTCGGCTGGTGGTCTCCAACAATCATAAGAGGTGATGATCGTGAAGCAGTTCATATTCCTAATCACAAATTCACAGTCAGTGTTGTGAGAAATCTCAGCCAGAAGACTCATTGGCGTATTAAGACCCATCTTGCCATCAGTCACTTGGATGTTAACAAAATTAGT AATATTGTAGCAGATATGCGAAAAGTTTTAGCAAAAAATCCTCAAATAGAACAGCAGAGGTTGCATAGAAGAGTGTTTCTAGACAACATTGACCCGGAAAATCAAGCTCTTCTG ATACTTGTTTCATGCTTTGTTAAGACCTCACATTTTGAAGAGTATCTCTGTGTAAAG GAATCTGTTATGTTAGATCTCCTCAGAGTCATCAGTCATCACAGAGCTAGACTTGCAACACCTATTCGTACAGTCCAGAAAATATATGGTGATCCAGACATAGAAAATGTTCCTTTTGCAGAAAGCATTTTCAGGCATTCCGCTGCAGCTAGTCGTCCATTTCTTCTGCTCGATTCCCAGTCAAGAATCAATGGTGATGAGAAAACCAAACCACGTCAAACACCGCACGTGAGTGAGGACCAAACCAACAAGTCTGCTACAACAGTTGATCCCAACCCAACTTCATCATCTGATGGTACGGTGCCAAGCAACTTTGACAAGCACCAACACAAGAAGGCAAATTCTGGAGATGGTTCGCCTAAAAGTGTTAAGGCTGAACCTGCAGTAGCACCATCTTCCAATCCTCCCTCTACGGTTCAGCTTGAAAACTCGGATGCAGTAGGGTCAACTCCAAAAGCTGGCAGCCAAAGGGCTGCCACATCGGAGGCTGCTACAGAACAGGGTGATGCTAAGAATGAAGGTGAAAGGGTGCAAACTATGAAATCACAAGTTGCCAGGCCTGCCTTTGAAGATAATATTGTCCTTGGTGTGGCTCTTGAGGGATCGAAACGAACACTACCAATCGAAGAAGGGATGGGTCCATCATCCACACAATTAGAGGCAAATGAGCTGGCCGCTGGCCGAAATGGGAATGTGCCTTCTGCCTCTTCTAAGAAGATCAAGGGTTCAGATCCTTTGGTGGATCAAAGGGATCAAGATAGCTGA
- the LOC135581571 gene encoding mechanosensitive ion channel protein 3, chloroplastic-like isoform X1 — MAVGSSLHLIHELGLVRSFGPTNQHKSSKLKSCRQLETFLLSSCASRQDVWGLQISDSIWKPIVSIPYRYNVVKCQSSTLPSFGHVIPLLRNTTLSLTSCSHRSCNVLLGSPHSLQLIPAIGIIAFAVWGLGPLMCYLRSLFRNDSNWKKSKTYFISVSYVQPLLLWTGTVLICRVLDPIVLPSEASQAVKIRFLNFIRSLSTVLAIAYCLSSMIERSQKFFMETGVADDTRKMGFQFAGKAVYTAVWVAAVSLFMELLGFSTQKWITAGGLGTVLLTLAGREIFTNFLSSVMIHATRPFVINEWIQTKIEGNEVSGTVEHVGWWSPTIIRGDDREAVHIPNHKFTVSVVRNLSQKTHWRIKTHLAISHLDVNKISNIVADMRKVLAKNPQIEQQRLHRRVFLDNIDPENQALLILVSCFVKTSHFEEYLCVKESVMLDLLRVISHHRARLATPIRTVQKIYGDPDIENVPFAESIFRHSAAASRPFLLLDSQSRINGDEKTKPRQTPHVSEDQTNKSATTVDPNPTSSSDGTVPSNFDKHQHKKANSGDGSPKSVKAEPAVAPSSNPPSTVQLENSDAVGSTPKAGSQRAATSEAATEQGDAKNEGERVQTMKSQVARPAFEDNIVLGVALEGSKRTLPIEEGMGPSSTQLEANELAAGRNGNVPSASSKKIKGSDPLVDQRDQDS; from the exons ATGGCAGTTGGATCATCCTTACATTTGATCCATGAACTTGGTCTTGTTCGAAGCTTTGGCCCAACTAACCAACATAAG AGCTCAAAATTAAAGAGTTGTCGCCAATTGGAGACgtttctcctttcttcttgtgCTTCG CGACAAGATGTGTGGGGTCTTCAGATTTCAGACAGTATATGGAAGCCAATAGTTAGCATTCCATACCGGTACAATGTTGTCAAATGTCAGTCTTCTACTCTTCCAAGCTTTGGCCATGTGATCCCTCTACTGAGAAATACTACTTTGAGTTTGACTAG TTGTTCTCATAGGTCATGCAATGTGCTGCTTGGAAGTCCTCATTCTCTCCAGTTAATCCCTGCTATTGGGATCATTGCTTTTGCTGTTTGGGGTCTTGGGCCATTGATGTGTTACCTAAGAAGCCTATTTCGT AATGACAGTAACTGGAAAAAGAGTAAAACATACTTTATTTCAGTTTCATATGTCCAACCGCTTCTGCTTTGGACAGGAACCGTACTTATCTGCAG GGTTCTGGATCCTATAGTTCTACCCTCAGAAGCAAGCCAAGCTGTCAAAATACGTTTCTTAAACTTCATTAGATCTTTATCGACTGTACTGGCCATCGCATATTGTCTGTCAAG CATGATTGAACGGTCACAGAAATTCTTCATGGAGACTGGCGTGGCTGATGATACAAGAAAA ATGGGTTTTCAGTTTGCTGGTAAAGCTGTCTATACAGCAGTTTGGGTTGCTGCAGTTTCTTTGTTTATGGAGTTGCTGGGTTTTTCCACTCAGAAATGGATCACTGCTGGTGGTCTTGGAACAGTACTGCTGACTCTTGCTGGTCGTGAG ATATTCACAAACTTTCTTTCAAGTGTTATGATACATGCGACACGTCCATTTGTCATCAATGAGTGGATTCAGACTAAGATTGAAGGCAATGAGGTTTCTGGTACTGTAGAG CATGTCGGCTGGTGGTCTCCAACAATCATAAGAGGTGATGATCGTGAAGCAGTTCATATTCCTAATCACAAATTCACAGTCAGTGTTGTGAGAAATCTCAGCCAGAAGACTCATTGGCGTATTAAGACCCATCTTGCCATCAGTCACTTGGATGTTAACAAAATTAGT AATATTGTAGCAGATATGCGAAAAGTTTTAGCAAAAAATCCTCAAATAGAACAGCAGAGGTTGCATAGAAGAGTGTTTCTAGACAACATTGACCCGGAAAATCAAGCTCTTCTG ATACTTGTTTCATGCTTTGTTAAGACCTCACATTTTGAAGAGTATCTCTGTGTAAAG GAATCTGTTATGTTAGATCTCCTCAGAGTCATCAGTCATCACAGAGCTAGACTTGCAACACCTATTCGTACAGTCCAGAAAATATATGGTGATCCAGACATAGAAAATGTTCCTTTTGCAGAAAGCATTTTCAGGCATTCCGCTGCAGCTAGTCGTCCATTTCTTCTGCTCGATTCCCAGTCAAGAATCAATGGTGATGAGAAAACCAAACCACGTCAAACACCGCACGTGAGTGAGGACCAAACCAACAAGTCTGCTACAACAGTTGATCCCAACCCAACTTCATCATCTGATGGTACGGTGCCAAGCAACTTTGACAAGCACCAACACAAGAAGGCAAATTCTGGAGATGGTTCGCCTAAAAGTGTTAAGGCTGAACCTGCAGTAGCACCATCTTCCAATCCTCCCTCTACGGTTCAGCTTGAAAACTCGGATGCAGTAGGGTCAACTCCAAAAGCTGGCAGCCAAAGGGCTGCCACATCGGAGGCTGCTACAGAACAGGGTGATGCTAAGAATGAAGGTGAAAGGGTGCAAACTATGAAATCACAAGTTGCCAGGCCTGCCTTTGAAGATAATATTGTCCTTGGTGTGGCTCTTGAGGGATCGAAACGAACACTACCAATCGAAGAAGGGATGGGTCCATCATCCACACAATTAGAGGCAAATGAGCTGGCCGCTGGCCGAAATGGGAATGTGCCTTCTGCCTCTTCTAAGAAGATCAAGGGTTCAGATCCTTTGGTGGATCAAAGGGATCAAGATAGCTGA
- the LOC135581571 gene encoding mechanosensitive ion channel protein 2, chloroplastic-like isoform X4: protein MCAVVRPTDWSCNVLLGSPHSLQLIPAIGIIAFAVWGLGPLMCYLRSLFRNDSNWKKSKTYFISVSYVQPLLLWTGTVLICRVLDPIVLPSEASQAVKIRFLNFIRSLSTVLAIAYCLSSMIERSQKFFMETGVADDTRKMGFQFAGKAVYTAVWVAAVSLFMELLGFSTQKWITAGGLGTVLLTLAGREIFTNFLSSVMIHATRPFVINEWIQTKIEGNEVSGTVEHVGWWSPTIIRGDDREAVHIPNHKFTVSVVRNLSQKTHWRIKTHLAISHLDVNKISNIVADMRKVLAKNPQIEQQRLHRRVFLDNIDPENQALLILVSCFVKTSHFEEYLCVKESVMLDLLRVISHHRARLATPIRTVQKIYGDPDIENVPFAESIFRHSAAASRPFLLLDSQSRINGDEKTKPRQTPHVSEDQTNKSATTVDPNPTSSSDGTVPSNFDKHQHKKANSGDGSPKSVKAEPAVAPSSNPPSTVQLENSDAVGSTPKAGSQRAATSEAATEQGDAKNEGERVQTMKSQVARPAFEDNIVLGVALEGSKRTLPIEEGMGPSSTQLEANELAAGRNGNVPSASSKKIKGSDPLVDQRDQDS from the exons ATGTGTGCTGTGGTCAGACCTACCGATTG GTCATGCAATGTGCTGCTTGGAAGTCCTCATTCTCTCCAGTTAATCCCTGCTATTGGGATCATTGCTTTTGCTGTTTGGGGTCTTGGGCCATTGATGTGTTACCTAAGAAGCCTATTTCGT AATGACAGTAACTGGAAAAAGAGTAAAACATACTTTATTTCAGTTTCATATGTCCAACCGCTTCTGCTTTGGACAGGAACCGTACTTATCTGCAG GGTTCTGGATCCTATAGTTCTACCCTCAGAAGCAAGCCAAGCTGTCAAAATACGTTTCTTAAACTTCATTAGATCTTTATCGACTGTACTGGCCATCGCATATTGTCTGTCAAG CATGATTGAACGGTCACAGAAATTCTTCATGGAGACTGGCGTGGCTGATGATACAAGAAAA ATGGGTTTTCAGTTTGCTGGTAAAGCTGTCTATACAGCAGTTTGGGTTGCTGCAGTTTCTTTGTTTATGGAGTTGCTGGGTTTTTCCACTCAGAAATGGATCACTGCTGGTGGTCTTGGAACAGTACTGCTGACTCTTGCTGGTCGTGAG ATATTCACAAACTTTCTTTCAAGTGTTATGATACATGCGACACGTCCATTTGTCATCAATGAGTGGATTCAGACTAAGATTGAAGGCAATGAGGTTTCTGGTACTGTAGAG CATGTCGGCTGGTGGTCTCCAACAATCATAAGAGGTGATGATCGTGAAGCAGTTCATATTCCTAATCACAAATTCACAGTCAGTGTTGTGAGAAATCTCAGCCAGAAGACTCATTGGCGTATTAAGACCCATCTTGCCATCAGTCACTTGGATGTTAACAAAATTAGT AATATTGTAGCAGATATGCGAAAAGTTTTAGCAAAAAATCCTCAAATAGAACAGCAGAGGTTGCATAGAAGAGTGTTTCTAGACAACATTGACCCGGAAAATCAAGCTCTTCTG ATACTTGTTTCATGCTTTGTTAAGACCTCACATTTTGAAGAGTATCTCTGTGTAAAG GAATCTGTTATGTTAGATCTCCTCAGAGTCATCAGTCATCACAGAGCTAGACTTGCAACACCTATTCGTACAGTCCAGAAAATATATGGTGATCCAGACATAGAAAATGTTCCTTTTGCAGAAAGCATTTTCAGGCATTCCGCTGCAGCTAGTCGTCCATTTCTTCTGCTCGATTCCCAGTCAAGAATCAATGGTGATGAGAAAACCAAACCACGTCAAACACCGCACGTGAGTGAGGACCAAACCAACAAGTCTGCTACAACAGTTGATCCCAACCCAACTTCATCATCTGATGGTACGGTGCCAAGCAACTTTGACAAGCACCAACACAAGAAGGCAAATTCTGGAGATGGTTCGCCTAAAAGTGTTAAGGCTGAACCTGCAGTAGCACCATCTTCCAATCCTCCCTCTACGGTTCAGCTTGAAAACTCGGATGCAGTAGGGTCAACTCCAAAAGCTGGCAGCCAAAGGGCTGCCACATCGGAGGCTGCTACAGAACAGGGTGATGCTAAGAATGAAGGTGAAAGGGTGCAAACTATGAAATCACAAGTTGCCAGGCCTGCCTTTGAAGATAATATTGTCCTTGGTGTGGCTCTTGAGGGATCGAAACGAACACTACCAATCGAAGAAGGGATGGGTCCATCATCCACACAATTAGAGGCAAATGAGCTGGCCGCTGGCCGAAATGGGAATGTGCCTTCTGCCTCTTCTAAGAAGATCAAGGGTTCAGATCCTTTGGTGGATCAAAGGGATCAAGATAGCTGA